One window of the Bacteroidota bacterium genome contains the following:
- a CDS encoding Bro-N domain-containing protein, producing the protein MSSIKLFESKQIRSEWNEKEQKWYFSTQDVVEVLTGSTDVKQYIKKMLSRDEILSNNWGTICTLVEMEAADGKRRKVQASDTKGLLRIIQSIPSPKTEPFKQWLAQVGADRLDEIENPELATQRTRELYKLKGYPDDWIEKRMRSIAIREQLTEEWKNRGVEKHIEYSILTAEISKATFGLTPSEYKKV; encoded by the coding sequence ATGAGTAGTATAAAATTATTTGAAAGCAAACAGATTCGTTCTGAATGGAACGAAAAAGAGCAGAAATGGTATTTCTCTACGCAAGATGTTGTAGAAGTACTAACAGGCAGCACTGATGTTAAACAATATATAAAGAAAATGTTGAGTCGAGATGAAATACTTAGCAACAACTGGGGTACAATTTGTACCCTAGTTGAAATGGAAGCCGCAGATGGGAAAAGACGAAAAGTGCAAGCTTCTGATACAAAAGGCTTGCTACGCATCATACAATCCATACCATCACCCAAAACAGAACCATTTAAACAATGGTTAGCACAAGTTGGTGCAGACAGATTAGATGAAATTGAAAACCCAGAACTGGCTACACAAAGAACAAGGGAGTTATATAAATTAAAAGGCTATCCTGATGATTGGATTGAGAAACGAATGCGAAGTATTGCTATCCGAGAACAATTGACAGAAGAATGGAAAAACAGAGGTGTAGAAAAACATATAGAATATTCTATATTAACGGCAGAAATTTCAAAAGCAACTTTTGGTTTAACACCTTCAGAATATAAAAAAGTTTAA
- the purB gene encoding adenylosuccinate lyase: protein MQLNPLTAISPIDGRYRKQTEHLGQYFSEYALIKYRVQIEIEYLLALADSGIEQLQNKITNEQKQALRNIVNHFDEAAATQIKDIEKTTNHDVKAVEYYIKEQVEKIGLSNISEFIHFGLTSQDVNNTAIPLSLKEGLYECWSKPLTDIIQKLKSCAHEWADIPMLARTHGQPASPTKLGKEFLVYIERLENQLALLKQIPYPAKFGGATGNLNAHYIAYPKNDWVKFANAFVETLGLKRMQHTTQIEHYDYLGAIFDNIKRINIIYIDLCQDIWLYISSEYFKQKLKEGEVGSSAMPHKVNPIDFENAEGNLGMANAMFEFLTRKLPVSRLQRDLTDSTVLRNIGVPIAHSVIAMKSIIKGLDKLILNTDKIHADLDNNWAVVAEAIQTILRRESYPKPYEALKALTRTNEKITQQSLVVFIDGLEVSDSIKNELKGITPFNYTGV, encoded by the coding sequence ATGCAATTAAATCCACTTACAGCTATTAGTCCTATCGATGGACGTTACCGCAAACAAACCGAACATCTTGGACAATATTTTAGCGAATATGCTTTAATAAAATATCGTGTGCAAATTGAGATAGAATATTTGTTGGCATTGGCTGATAGTGGCATTGAGCAATTGCAAAATAAAATTACAAACGAACAAAAACAAGCACTCAGAAATATAGTTAATCACTTTGACGAAGCTGCGGCAACCCAAATAAAAGATATAGAAAAAACTACCAACCACGATGTGAAAGCCGTGGAGTATTATATAAAAGAACAAGTAGAAAAAATTGGCTTATCTAATATATCAGAGTTTATACATTTCGGGTTGACTAGTCAGGATGTGAATAATACAGCAATACCTTTAAGTTTGAAAGAGGGATTATATGAATGTTGGAGCAAACCTTTAACCGATATTATACAAAAATTAAAATCGTGTGCCCACGAATGGGCTGATATACCTATGCTTGCCCGCACACATGGACAACCTGCATCGCCCACAAAATTGGGAAAAGAATTCTTGGTATATATAGAAAGATTGGAAAACCAATTGGCCTTATTAAAACAAATCCCCTACCCTGCCAAGTTTGGCGGAGCTACTGGAAATTTGAATGCACATTATATAGCTTATCCCAAAAATGATTGGGTGAAATTTGCCAATGCCTTCGTGGAAACCCTTGGCCTTAAAAGGATGCAGCATACTACACAAATTGAACATTATGATTATCTGGGTGCGATATTCGATAATATTAAACGCATCAATATTATATATATAGATTTGTGTCAGGATATATGGTTATATATATCTTCTGAATATTTTAAACAGAAATTAAAAGAAGGTGAAGTAGGTTCATCGGCTATGCCGCATAAAGTAAATCCAATTGATTTTGAAAATGCAGAGGGTAATTTGGGAATGGCCAATGCGATGTTCGAATTCCTCACACGCAAGCTGCCAGTCTCACGCCTGCAAAGGGATTTAACAGACTCCACCGTTTTACGCAATATCGGAGTTCCCATTGCACATAGTGTAATTGCCATGAAAAGTATAATAAAAGGTTTAGACAAACTTATTCTAAACACCGATAAAATTCACGCCGATTTAGATAATAATTGGGCCGTAGTTGCCGAGGCTATACAAACTATTTTACGCCGCGAATCTTATCCAAAACCTTATGAAGCTCTTAAAGCTTTAACCCGCACCAATGAAAAAATTACGCAACAATCTTTAGTAGTTTTTATTGATGGTTTGGAAGTGAGTGACAGTATAAAGAATGAGTTGAAAGGGATTACGCCGTTTAATTATACGGGGGTGTAG
- the ftcD gene encoding glutamate formimidoyltransferase, with the protein MKLIECVPNFSEGCDPAKIKQITDAIESVEGVKLLDVDPGKATNRTVVTFVGTPEAAVEAAFQAIKMAGDIIDMSQHTGAHPRMGATDVCPFIPVSGITMEETADYAQKLAERVGKELQIPVYLYEEAQSNASRKNLSEIRNGEYEGFFKKIKLPEWKPDFGPAEFPAKQGATVIGARNFLIAYNVNLNTKSTRLANSVAFDIRENGRAKRSGNPYTGPIEKDDSGNEIRIPGLLKECKAIGWYIEEYDIAQVSINLTNFAVASVHQAFDACFTSAQNRGLRVTGSELVGLIPLQALLDAGRHYLTLQKRSVGVSEEELIHIAVKSMGLDDLAPFDPNKKIIEYKLREALGGKLIKLNLREFANETASESTAPGGGSIAAYCGALGVSLGTMVANLSAGKRGWEEQTLYFSEYAAKGQTIKDQLLYMVDEDTNAFTKIMDAFALPKSNDEEKAARTEAIQNATKYAVEIPLQVMKLAHESLDLMKAMTEKGSPSSITDAAVGALCIRTAVEGAHLNVRINASGLKDKVYAEKHLLEAATIASATEAEVKSIITNVEKEMTKV; encoded by the coding sequence ATGAAACTGATAGAATGTGTACCCAATTTTTCGGAGGGCTGCGACCCTGCTAAAATCAAGCAAATAACCGATGCCATTGAATCTGTAGAAGGCGTTAAATTATTAGATGTTGACCCAGGCAAAGCCACCAACCGTACCGTAGTAACTTTTGTAGGCACGCCAGAAGCTGCGGTAGAAGCCGCTTTTCAAGCAATCAAAATGGCAGGAGATATTATAGACATGAGCCAGCATACTGGAGCACATCCTCGTATGGGTGCCACCGATGTTTGTCCGTTTATTCCTGTATCTGGAATTACGATGGAAGAGACAGCGGATTATGCACAAAAGCTTGCCGAACGCGTAGGAAAAGAATTACAAATTCCTGTATATTTATATGAAGAAGCTCAGAGCAATGCATCACGCAAAAATTTGAGCGAAATTAGAAACGGAGAGTATGAAGGTTTCTTCAAAAAAATAAAACTACCCGAATGGAAACCAGATTTCGGTCCTGCGGAGTTCCCTGCCAAACAAGGAGCAACCGTAATTGGTGCTCGAAATTTTTTGATTGCTTATAATGTAAATCTCAATACAAAATCGACCCGACTTGCAAATTCTGTTGCATTTGATATTAGAGAAAACGGACGTGCAAAACGTAGTGGAAATCCATATACTGGACCTATAGAAAAAGATGATAGTGGAAATGAAATTCGTATTCCAGGTTTATTAAAAGAATGCAAGGCCATTGGTTGGTATATCGAAGAATATGATATTGCACAAGTATCTATTAATCTCACAAACTTTGCGGTAGCCTCCGTACACCAAGCGTTTGATGCGTGCTTTACATCTGCTCAAAATCGTGGATTACGTGTAACAGGTAGCGAACTTGTTGGACTCATTCCTTTGCAAGCTTTGTTGGATGCAGGTCGTCATTATCTCACCTTGCAAAAAAGATCTGTTGGGGTGAGTGAAGAAGAATTGATACATATAGCCGTAAAATCTATGGGACTTGATGACTTGGCTCCATTCGATCCCAATAAAAAGATTATAGAATACAAATTAAGAGAAGCCTTAGGTGGTAAATTAATCAAATTAAACTTAAGAGAATTTGCCAACGAAACTGCGAGTGAGAGTACTGCTCCCGGTGGTGGTTCTATCGCTGCATACTGCGGTGCACTGGGCGTTTCATTAGGTACGATGGTAGCAAACTTAAGTGCGGGAAAGCGAGGTTGGGAAGAGCAAACATTATACTTTTCTGAATACGCAGCAAAAGGTCAAACTATAAAAGACCAACTATTATATATGGTGGATGAAGACACCAATGCGTTCACAAAAATTATGGATGCTTTTGCTTTGCCCAAAAGTAATGATGAGGAAAAAGCAGCACGCACAGAAGCTATACAAAATGCTACCAAATATGCAGTAGAAATTCCGTTGCAAGTAATGAAACTTGCACACGAAAGTTTGGATTTAATGAAAGCCATGACCGAAAAAGGAAGTCCAAGTTCTATTACTGATGCTGCGGTTGGAGCTTTGTGTATCCGCACTGCCGTAGAGGGAGCACACTTGAATGTGCGTATCAATGCATCTGGCCTGAAAGATAAAGTATATGCTGAAAAACACTTATTGGAAGCAGCAACTATTGCATCTGCCACCGAAGCAGAAGTGAAAAGTATTATAACGAATGTAGAAAAAGAAATGACCAAAGTATAA